The genomic DNA CGCAAATATGCCCAGCGCCAGCGGGGACAGCGCTGAGCGGTAGACCAGGGAGGGAAGGCCCGCGCGGGCCCGACCCATTCATCGCTTTCCACAGAAGAGAGGGCGGAGGTCGTCGTAGGAAGATAGGAGTGAGCGTTACTTTTTTGGCTTTTTAGTATCTTGCTACGTCATATATAGAGAGGATCAATGTGAGACAGACAGGCATATGTAGTAAGTATGTGTAAGCGATTCTACATCGCTTGAGGGAGAGCTTCCCTATGCGGATCGTTATCTTTTGTGATATGGAAGGGGTGGCCTGCATTGAGCACTGGGAGCAGGTCACAGCGGGTCATTCGCTGTATGAGGAGGCGCGCAGACTCTACACTGACGAGATGAACGCAGCGGTGCGCGGGGCGCGTGCTGCCGGCGCCACCGAAATCACGGTTGTGGATTGCCACGGGGCTGGAGGCGCGCATAACTTCAAAAGCTTTCTCCCGGAGCGTCTGGAGTCTGGCGCGCAATATGTGCTGGGTCATCCCTGGGCGCGCTACATCGAAGCCTTCGAGCGCGGCTGTGACGCCATTCTCTTTGTCGGGGCCCATGCAATGGCTGGCACACCTGACGGAGTGCTCTGCCACACCGTTTCTTCCGAGGCCTGGTACAATGCCTGGATCAACGAGACGCGCGTTGGAGAGAGTGGCATTCTCTCTGCCATCGCTGGCTGCTGGGATGTGCCCGCCGTCTTTGTCTCCGGTGACGCAGCCACCTGCCGCGAGGTGACAGCCCTGCTCGGCCCCCAGGTAGTTACTGCCGAGGTTAAGCGTGGACTGAGCTGCTTCTCAGCTGTCCATATGGCGCCGCGCGATGCCTGCTCGCTGATCGAAATGGGGGTAGCGCGAGCGCTGAGCACACGCAACTGGCCCAAGCCCTACAAACCGACCACCAGTCCGGTCACCTTCAAGGTCGAGCTGGCCGGACCTGAACGGGTGAGTGACTTCAAGGGCCGTCAAGGCGTGGAGATTGTTGGACCGCGGACGGTGAGCTCGACAGCCGCAACCTTCTGGCAAGCCTGGGACCAGTTGTGGTATCGTCATGCTTAACTGCGCTGAGGCGAAGAGCGCTTCAATGCTGCTTGAAACGGCCCCTGGGACCCTGCATCAACCCGGATGACGCAGGCCAGGCCCAGCCGCGCCTAGCTTCAGCCTGTCCTCTGGCCACGCTGCTCTCTCTGACTTCTGAGCTGGCAAGAGAAACAGATTTGCGGAGCGCGTGGCCTCTGCTCCGTCGGGGGCTGAGGCAACCGCCGAAGCGCCCGGCTCACCCCACCTGCTTCACAGCTCTTCTTGTACCTTGAACGGTGCCAGGCGCCGACGCAGGCCCTCGGTTAAGCCAACCATCGCATCAACTGCCTGCTTGCTGTGCTGCAAGTGCTCGTTGAGTTCTGTACTCATACGAGACATCTCCCCTACCGAAGCGACAGCCAGCTGCGAGCTTTTGCTCTGGCGTTCCGTATCGACGTGGATCACGTCGGCCAGATCGGCGATCTGCTCAGCCACCGTCAGAATGGCATCCAGCTCGATGCCGGTCTGCGTGACCAGGTCGGTCTGAGTGATCACCTGCTGGGTATTGCGCTCCACGCTCTGGGAAATGGCTGTTGTCTCGTGCTGCACTGTGCGGATATGGGTAGCGACCTTGCGCGCCGCTTCGGCGCTGCGCACTGCCAGCGTGCGAATCTCCTGAGCGATCACCGCGAAGCCCTGGCCATACTCACTGGCGCGCACAGCTTCAATGGCCGCGTTGAGGGCCAGCAGATTCATACTAGCTGTCAGGTCAGTGATGGCCGTTACTGTCTCATTAATCTCCTGACCACTCTCGCTCAGGCGCTTCATGAGGCGTGCCGACTGCATGGTTGCCTCGCGTACCTGACGGATGCCCTCCACGGCGCGATCCACCGTTTCCTGTCCCTTAGCCGTCACATCCAGGGCCTCCGAGGTCATCTGTGTCAGCCTGGCGGCGTGTTCGCCCAGTTGGCGGATCAGGGTCATCAGTTGATCGACCTCGTGGGAGAGGTGGTAGACCTGACGCTCCTGTTGATCGGCGTCACGCACCAGCAGCTCGGCGCTTCGCTGCAGTCCGTGAGCGTAGTCATCGAGCGTGCGTGTGCTTTTCTGGAGATCGGAGACTGTGGCGTGAAGGTGCTCAATCAAGGTATTGAGCACCTCCGTCACTGGCTCCAGGGAGACATGGCGGGCTTGCAGTCGGACCCGCAGATCGCCGCGGCTCAGCGGCTCCAGCTCTGCCCGCAAGGCGGCAATAGCCTCTTGTAAGGCCCGATGCTCGGCCTCTTGCTGAGCAAAAACCTGGGCATTATCGATGGCGATCGCTGCCTGATTGGCGAAGAGTTCCAGGATCTCAATGCGCTCTAAGGTGGGGATCTGCCCATCCTCCGGCTCATCAAGTGAGATAAAGCCGACGAGCTGTTTCTTGCGTGGACTGTAGAGCGGCACGATCAGCATGTCGAGCGGATGCCAGCCACCGGGCTGATAATCGCTGAGGGGCATATTGCCGACCAGGGTGACA from Thermogemmatispora onikobensis includes the following:
- a CDS encoding M55 family metallopeptidase, with amino-acid sequence MRIVIFCDMEGVACIEHWEQVTAGHSLYEEARRLYTDEMNAAVRGARAAGATEITVVDCHGAGGAHNFKSFLPERLESGAQYVLGHPWARYIEAFERGCDAILFVGAHAMAGTPDGVLCHTVSSEAWYNAWINETRVGESGILSAIAGCWDVPAVFVSGDAATCREVTALLGPQVVTAEVKRGLSCFSAVHMAPRDACSLIEMGVARALSTRNWPKPYKPTTSPVTFKVELAGPERVSDFKGRQGVEIVGPRTVSSTAATFWQAWDQLWYRHA
- a CDS encoding methyl-accepting chemotaxis protein, with translation MAERKQQNWFIPLRVRLRSGNEPTRQERSVHHETNLARSRAAMTTFPPLNTSAERERFASRPQSAGPGPAVPATGSASATGTANPTTQEQALYTRQVKELIRLGNMLRAELGLEEVLQQIAASITACTGFRSAVIKLLQENSEYLKAVAFAGISSEDQRRLIEHPMRVEQMLRQMRPEFRISQSYFISHEHIHEFADVTLVGNMPLSDYQPGGWHPLDMLIVPLYSPRKKQLVGFISLDEPEDGQIPTLERIEILELFANQAAIAIDNAQVFAQQEAEHRALQEAIAALRAELEPLSRGDLRVRLQARHVSLEPVTEVLNTLIEHLHATVSDLQKSTRTLDDYAHGLQRSAELLVRDADQQERQVYHLSHEVDQLMTLIRQLGEHAARLTQMTSEALDVTAKGQETVDRAVEGIRQVREATMQSARLMKRLSESGQEINETVTAITDLTASMNLLALNAAIEAVRASEYGQGFAVIAQEIRTLAVRSAEAARKVATHIRTVQHETTAISQSVERNTQQVITQTDLVTQTGIELDAILTVAEQIADLADVIHVDTERQSKSSQLAVASVGEMSRMSTELNEHLQHSKQAVDAMVGLTEGLRRRLAPFKVQEEL